In Streptomyces pluripotens, the genomic window GGACCAGTGCACGTCCTACAAGGACCTGCCGGTGATCCTCTACCAGATCCAGACCAAGTTCCGTGACGAGGCCCGCCCCCGCGCCGGCATCCTGCGCGGCCGCGAGTTCCTGATGAAGGACTCGTACTCCTTCGACCTCGCGGACGAGGGCCTTGCCCAGTCCTACGCCCTGCACCGCCAGGCCTACCAGCGGATCTTCGAACGCCTCGGCCTCGACTACCGCATCTGCGCAGCCACCGCCGGTGCGATGGGTGGCTCCAAGTCCGAGGAGTTCCTCGCCCCGGCCGAGGCCGGCGAGGACACCTTCGCGGACTGCCCGAACTGCGACTTCGCCGCCAACACCGAGGCGATCACCTACGAGCTGAAGCCGGTCGACGGCTCCGGCGTCCCCGCGCTGGAGGAGATCCCGACCCCCGACACCCCGACCATTGAGACCCTCGCCGCCTCCCTCGGCGTCCCGGCGTCAGCCACGCTGAAGAACCTGCTGGTGAAGGTGGACGGCGAGATCGTCGCCGTGGGCGTGCCCGGGGACCGTGAGGTCGACCTGGGCAAGGTCGAGGCGCACTTCGCCCCGGCCGCCGTCGAACTGGTCACCGCCGAGGACTTCGTCGGCCGTCCCGACCTGGTCCGCGGCTACGTCGGCCCGCAGGGCCTGGGCGAGAAGGTCAGGTACATCGCCGACCCGCGCGTGGCCCCCGGTACCGCCTGGATCACCGGGGCCAACAAGGAGCACACACACTCCAGGAACGTCGTCGCCGGCCGCGACTTCAAGGTCGATGCGTACGTGGATGTGGTGGTCGTTCAGGAGGGCGACCCCTGCCCGAGGTGCGGCACCGGCCTGAAGCTGGACCGCGCCATCGAGATCGGCCACATCTTCCAGCTGGGCCGCAAGTACACCGACGCCCTCAAGCTCGATGTCCTCGGCCAGCACGGCAAGCCGGTCCGCGTCACCATGGGCTCCTATGGCGTCGGAGTCTCCCGCGCCGTCGCCGCACTCGCCGAGCAGACCGCCGACGACAAGGGGCTGGTGTGGCCCAAGGAGGTGGCCCCCGCCGACGTACACGTCGTCGCCGCCGGCAAGGCATTGCAGACCGAGCTGGCGCTGGACGTCGCCGGGAAGCTGGCCGCCGCGGGCGTCCGCGTCCTGGTGGACGACCGGGCCGGAGTCTCCCCGGGTGTGAAGTTCACCGACGCCGAGCTGATCGGTGTCCCGCAGATCCTGGTGGCCGGCCGCCGCTCCGGCGAGGGCGTGCTGGAACTGAAGGACCGCAGGACCGGTGAGCGCGAGGAACTCACGGTCGAGGACGCGATCGCGCGCCTGACGGCCGCGTAGCCGGCGACTCCGTTGCAGCGGAGGAGCCCACCGGTGGGCCGGGGAGCACGGCGGCGGACGGCACCCGCACCGAAAACCGCTTGGGCCGGGCGGTGTCCGCTGCGAGCAT contains:
- a CDS encoding proline--tRNA ligase; this encodes MANAPVQRMSQLMAKTLRDDPADAEVLSHKLLVRAGYVRRTAAGIWSWLPLGKKVLANVERVVREEMDAIGAQEVSLPALLPREPYEATGRWDEYGQELFRLKDRKGGDYLLGPTHEEIFTLLVKDQCTSYKDLPVILYQIQTKFRDEARPRAGILRGREFLMKDSYSFDLADEGLAQSYALHRQAYQRIFERLGLDYRICAATAGAMGGSKSEEFLAPAEAGEDTFADCPNCDFAANTEAITYELKPVDGSGVPALEEIPTPDTPTIETLAASLGVPASATLKNLLVKVDGEIVAVGVPGDREVDLGKVEAHFAPAAVELVTAEDFVGRPDLVRGYVGPQGLGEKVRYIADPRVAPGTAWITGANKEHTHSRNVVAGRDFKVDAYVDVVVVQEGDPCPRCGTGLKLDRAIEIGHIFQLGRKYTDALKLDVLGQHGKPVRVTMGSYGVGVSRAVAALAEQTADDKGLVWPKEVAPADVHVVAAGKALQTELALDVAGKLAAAGVRVLVDDRAGVSPGVKFTDAELIGVPQILVAGRRSGEGVLELKDRRTGEREELTVEDAIARLTAA